AGCAGCTTGAGTATGAGCTTTTTCTTGAGCTACGGGCGGCGGCGACGCGGGAGACTGCACAATTGCAAGCTACTGCTGCAGCGATCAGTGCTGCGGATGTCTTGGCGGGCTGGGCTTTGCTGGCAAGGGAGCAGGGTTATGTGCGGCCGATGGTGAGTGAAGGGGATCGGCTTGAAATTGAAGAGGGTCGACATCCTGTGTTGGAGCGATTGACTGTGGGAGGGCGTTTTGTTCCGAATGATATACGCATGGATAAGGAATCGCGGCTCATGATATTGACAGGGCCGAATATGGCAGGAAAGAGCACGTATTTGAGGCAGACGGCGTTGATTGTGGTGATGGCGCATTGCGGGTCTTTTGTTCCAGCTAAGAGGGCTGAGGTGCCGATTACCGATCGAGTTTTCACGCGTGTGGGGGCGTCGGATGATTTGGCGAGGGGCCAGAGCACGTTTATGGTGGAGATGAGTGAGACGGCGCACATTTTGCATCATGCGACGGAGCGCAGCTTGGTGATTTTGGATGAGATAGGGCGTGGGACGAGCACGTTTGATGGGCTATCGATTGCGTGGGCGGTGGCGGAGTATTTACATGGTGAGTTGAAAGCGAAGACTCTTTTTGCGACACATTATCATGAGTTGACACGGCTTGCGGATCAGTTGCCTGGTGTTGTGAATGCGCATGTGGCTGTGAGGGAGTGGAACGATCAGATTATTTTTCTGCATAAGATCATGCCAGGGGGTGTGGATCGAAGCTATGGCATTCAGGTGGCTCGGCTGGCAGGTTTGCCTAAGCAGGTTGTAGATCGTGCGGGAGAGATTTTGGCGCGGCTAGAGGTGGCGGGTGGGCAATCGAGGCGGGCTATTATTTCAGAGATTGAAGGAATTCATTCGGACAGAAAAAGGGCTCACCGCGCTGCGGGAGAGGCAACGGGGGAGCTTTTTGTGGATTGTGCTGAGTAGGGTAAGAGGTGTTACAGCTTCTCTGTGGGGAGATCGGATTGGAGGTAGTATTGCTGGCCGATACGGAATTCTTGCTGTTTATCTAAGAGGAGGATTCGTAGGTCGGATATGGAACGGTTTATGGTTTGTATTTGCTGGCGGAGGCGGTTTTGAGTGCGTGGATCTCGAGTTGAGGTGAGTTGTTTTTGAAGAGTTTGGACGTTGTTGGAGAGGGCGTGGATGGAGTTTTGGATGTTTTTGATTTCTTGGGAGATTTTGTTTTTCCAATTGTTGTAGGTTTTAATGATGTAGTCGAGTTGAGCTTGTTGCAATTTATCGATTTCTTCTTGGGGAATGACTCTTCGGGTGCGAGGGGATGGGGGATAGGGTAGGTCTATGGGGGGGAGGTCTCGAGGGATGTCTAAATCCAGTGGGGGAAATTCGTAGGGGGATCGTCCTGTGGGGCCGGGGATGAAGGGGTTACATTTGTTTTTACCGTGGGGGCCGGCTAGGTAAATGGCGTGTAGTGCGGCATCGGAGATGAGCCCATGGTTAAACCATTCGATTTCATCGATGCGCATGGCAGGAGGCCTTGATCCGCGGCCTATCTCAGTGGATATGCGCACTGGCTGCGTATTGGCGAATGAGGCAAAAGATTGATTGCTGGTGATGGGCGGGGAAACCCAGTCATTTACACGGAATGTGAATTGCATTCGATTGTCGGGGAGTCGTTTACCGCGGATGGCGATGAAATTCCAGGAACCATGGCAGAGGCCGCTATGGCCGACTGGTTTGGTGGGGAAGTTGGGTATGCAGGAGTTAACTGGAAGAGGGGGGCTTTGTATCAGCTCGCTTACGCTGTTGTTGTCTCGTAGGCCGGCGTATAGGTAGGTTGTGCGTGGGCCTACGATATTGGGGTTAAGAGGATGGAATGGAGCGAAATCAAATAGGCCGAGGATGAGGCCTGGTCCGGTTGCGTTGGGGAAATCGATCTTAGTCCAGAGGTTGACGCCGCCGACTCCTCTTGTGACTGTGAAATTGTCATTGGGAATATAAAGCCAGGCGTCGTAGACGAAGGCGTGGTCGTTTTGAAGTTCAGGTGAGTGTGGGATGGTGAGAGCGGGATCGGTGGTGGGGGTAGTGTATTGCAGACTCAGGGCGCCGTCTACGAGGCCGTCGGATGTCCAACTGTATCCGTTGCCAACAGTAGCCACGTGGTTACCGCGGAGGCTGGTAGCTGTGTTGCCAGAAGTTTCATCAAGTGGTAGCCAGAGGGTGAAATCAGCAGGGGTTGTGTTAACTGCTGTGGAGTTTACACGAGGGGAGCATTGGCTGCAGGCATCTGGGGAAAGGGGTGGAAGGGCTTGTTGACCGGTGCAGGAAGGATCGCTGCATTGCAGGTTGCCGCATGAATAGAGGATAGTGTTGAGATACTCGTAAATGGCTTTTTCAACTTCACAGCATTTGATGAATGCGAGGGTTTCGTCGCTATGTCCACTGCCGGTGCCCGTTAATGCACTGGCGGTTTTGTTAGTCGAACCGATGATTGCCATAGAGGAGGGAAGACCTTGGCCGGGGTCAATTAGTGTGATTTTATTGTGGAGACGGATGTTGGTGAAGTTGAGGGGGCCAGAGAAGCGTTGGTAAGGCGGGCCGAATTTGTCATCGACGCACAAAACATGTAGGTTACTCCGGCCGCCGTTTTGATAGTTTGCAGGATTTAGGAGGTATTGCCATTGGGGGTAAGATGCACCTCCGGGGTTTCGGTCGACGGGGTCAATTTCGATATAGACTTTTTTTCCATTATCGCAGGCTTCGATGAGTGCGGCGGTGATAGCGGCGTGGGTGAGTTTGTTTTCGGCGATCACGATGGTGTTTTGAGCAGCTTTGATGGCGTTTACGTAGTGAAGGAGAGCATTATTGGCGTTGGGATTTGTGGGAGGTAGGTTGTTTGGATTGGGGGAGAATCTTACGCCGACTTTGCATTTGCCGTTGTTGAATACGGCCATATCGTGAGGGTAGGTATTAAGGTTTTTGTTTTTTGTAGGATCGAGATGATATCGCCCGTCGGTGGGGTTGTTGGGAGAGTTCATCATTTGGGCGAGCTCGTTTTGCATGGGGAGAGCTAACTTGTCTCCTATGCTATTCAGAGATGGCTGAGATGATGGGAAGTCGCCTTTGAATGTGATGCCGGAGTTGTGTTGATTATTGTAGGCGCCGGTGGTTTTATTATCGGTCCCAATCTTGACCACCGATCTACCTGAGCCCGGCACGCCCGGATTAATGGGGGTGATAAGGTAATCCTTTTTGTGCATGATACCGTAGCTTGAGGGTAAGGCGGGAGGAGTGATGTGGCGTATTTCGTAACGGAAATTGGGATAATTTGCTGCCAAGGTGTTAATCATATAACCACAGTAATCGGTTACGTGAGACTGTGTGTTGCCAGGAGTGTTCAAATATCCTGCGTCCAGTATGAGGTAGATCTGGCCTAGGGGGATGAGGGGGAGTTTGTTAGAGATGGCTTGGAGGAGCTTGCATGCAGCGCCGTGGGTGAGCGCGGTGCCTGTGAAGCTGTATATTGTTATATACATGCGTTCGCCATTTTGGAGGCTGTTGATCGAGTTGATCATGCTCGTTAAGGGGTCGTATTCTCCTGGGCCTACGTTATTGGTGTTGTCGTCAGGCTCGGAGTAAGTGAACGTCCAGTCTGTTCCTACTACGGTCCCGGCATGAGCTGGGGTTGTGAGATGGAGCCAGATGATGGCGGCGGTGGAGAGGAGAGATAAGAGTTTCATAATGGGTTGTTTTTAACGGCTAGGCTATTGATAATATTTCTTTGAGGCAACTTATGGTCGGTAAAACTTTATTTACAATCTAGGCAAAAAATTAACAAAATTAGCTTAGTCTTGGGTCTTGTTCTTGCTGCGCTGTTACTGGGGTGAGCCGTGCGTTGTATGAGTCCTGGGAGTGTTTTTGGTGGATAGGGTGGGCGATGAGCTGATTTATGAGGTGTGTGGTTGCGGCTGTGTCTGGTTGCTGAGGGTGGGAGAGCTGGTTGTTGAGTAGTTTAAGGACCAGCGATGAGTTACCATGCGGGCGGAGGGAATCGAACCCTCGCGCCTAGCTTGGAAGGCTAGCGTTCTACCATTAAACTACGCCCGCGGCTGTGTGTGGTCTTAGCGGAAAGGATTTGGGGAGGCAATTTTATTTGAAAACTAGTGAGTTGTTCTCGAATCCGACGGTGACTTTGGAGTTGTCTGTGATTTCGCCGGCTAGGATTTTTCGAGACAATGGGGTTTCAAGGAGGCGCTGGATGGTGCGCTTGAGGGGGCGGGCTCCGAATTGGGGATCATAACCTTCTCGGGCGAGATGTTCCTTAGCGGCCTTTGTGACGTTGAGTTCGATGCGGCGTTCGTCGAGACGCTTTTGTAGGAGACTTAGTTGGATGGTGACGATTTTCATTATGTCTTCGAGCTGGAGAGGTTTGAAGAGGAGGATGTCATCGATGCGATTGAGGAACTCGGGGCGAAAATGTTGGCGTAATTCCCGCATTACTTCCTCGCGCGTGGATTCTGGGATTTCGCCATAAGTCTCCATGGCTTCGAGGAGGCGTGGGCTGCCGATGTTGGAGGTCATGATGATGATTGTGTTTTGGAAGTTGACGGTGCGGCCGTGGGAGTCGGTGAGTCGACCGTCGTCGAGGATTTGGAGGAAGAGGTTGAAGACGTCGTGGTGGGCTTTTTCGATTTCGTCGAAGAGGACAACGGCGTAGGGTTTGCGGCGGACGGCTTCGGTGAGCTGACCACCTTCTTCGTATCCGACGTATCCTGGGGGTGCTCCGATGAGCCGGGCGACGGCGTGTTTTTCCATGTATTCGGACATATCGATGCGAATGATGGCCTCGTCTGTGTCGAAGAGGGCGGCAGCGAGGGCGCGGGCTAGCTCTGTTTTGCCTACGCCTGTAGGACCTAGGAAAATGAAGGATCCTATTGGACGTTTGGGGTCTTTTAGTCCTGAGCGGGCGCGGATGACGGCATCTGCGGCGGCTTGGACGGCTTCGTCTTGACCGATGACGCGTTCGTGTAGGATTTGATCGAGACGTAGTAATTTTTCTTTTTCACCTTCGAGGAGGCGGGATACGGGAATACCTGTCCAACGGGCTACTACGGCGGCGATTTCGTCGGGGGTGACTTCTTCTTGGATGAGTCGTGGGGAGTCAGGGGAAGTGGATTTTTGTTTTTCTTCGGCTTCGCGGAGTTTTTTTTGGAGGTCTGGGAGGACG
The nucleotide sequence above comes from Candidatus Methylacidiphilales bacterium. Encoded proteins:
- a CDS encoding phospholipase D-like domain-containing protein, producing the protein MKLLSLLSTAAIIWLHLTTPAHAGTVVGTDWTFTYSEPDDNTNNVGPGEYDPLTSMINSINSLQNGERMYITIYSFTGTALTHGAACKLLQAISNKLPLIPLGQIYLILDAGYLNTPGNTQSHVTDYCGYMINTLAANYPNFRYEIRHITPPALPSSYGIMHKKDYLITPINPGVPGSGRSVVKIGTDNKTTGAYNNQHNSGITFKGDFPSSQPSLNSIGDKLALPMQNELAQMMNSPNNPTDGRYHLDPTKNKNLNTYPHDMAVFNNGKCKVGVRFSPNPNNLPPTNPNANNALLHYVNAIKAAQNTIVIAENKLTHAAITAALIEACDNGKKVYIEIDPVDRNPGGASYPQWQYLLNPANYQNGGRSNLHVLCVDDKFGPPYQRFSGPLNFTNIRLHNKITLIDPGQGLPSSMAIIGSTNKTASALTGTGSGHSDETLAFIKCCEVEKAIYEYLNTILYSCGNLQCSDPSCTGQQALPPLSPDACSQCSPRVNSTAVNTTPADFTLWLPLDETSGNTATSLRGNHVATVGNGYSWTSDGLVDGALSLQYTTPTTDPALTIPHSPELQNDHAFVYDAWLYIPNDNFTVTRGVGGVNLWTKIDFPNATGPGLILGLFDFAPFHPLNPNIVGPRTTYLYAGLRDNNSVSELIQSPPLPVNSCIPNFPTKPVGHSGLCHGSWNFIAIRGKRLPDNRMQFTFRVNDWVSPPITSNQSFASFANTQPVRISTEIGRGSRPPAMRIDEIEWFNHGLISDAALHAIYLAGPHGKNKCNPFIPGPTGRSPYEFPPLDLDIPRDLPPIDLPYPPSPRTRRVIPQEEIDKLQQAQLDYIIKTYNNWKNKISQEIKNIQNSIHALSNNVQTLQKQLTSTRDPRTQNRLRQQIQTINRSISDLRILLLDKQQEFRIGQQYYLQSDLPTEKL